From a single Mobula birostris isolate sMobBir1 chromosome 13, sMobBir1.hap1, whole genome shotgun sequence genomic region:
- the LOC140207878 gene encoding cobalamin binding intrinsic factor-like, protein MLALCVLRASCVNPANVTSDTSSVNLVSLLEEKLAAEMKSIVTHHHPVTTYYQVALALLGLCQQGSPVRQTDVRTFSAAVMNGELKQGNTEAVSALALRCFYQGRYKPADSVRDALIKLTMELYCARTDQHTIGNLYSTGLTAQALIANEYFIPAPVWGAKEILEELRAQAEPGAFVLPVFASQALPALLWTSYLDAGRIPCRASVPPGSGGDLGKLHRDANCELDGQLLPLRPRELDHPGRDEEAESKEPEYVR, encoded by the exons ATGCTGGCCCTCTGCGTCCTGAGAGCTTCCTGCGTCAACCCGGCCAACGTGACCTCAGACACTTCCTCCGTCAACCTGGTCTCGTTACTGGAGGAGAAGCTGGCAGCCGAGATGAAGAGTATTg TAACACATCATCACCCAGTGACGACCTACTATCAAGTGGCCCTGGCACTGCTCGGTCTGTGCCAGCAGGGGTCGCCGGTGCGTCAGACAGACGTCCGGACTTTCTCTGCCGCTGTGATGAACGGGGAGCTCAAACAGGGGA ACACCGAGGCCGTCTCGGCCCTGGCGCTCCGCTGCTTCTACCAGGGAAGATACAAGCCCGCGGACTCCGTGCGGGACGCTCTGATCAAGCTGACTATGGAATTGTACTGTGCGCGGACCGACCAGCACACCATCGGCAACCTCTACAGTACCGGGCTGACCGCGCAG GCCCTTATCGCTAACGAGTATTTCATCCCGGCCCCAGTGTGGGGCGccaaggaaatcctggaggaactccgAGCCCAAGCCGAGCCGGGGGCGTTCGTTTTACCCGTCTTTGCCTCGCAGGCCCTCCCTGCGCTCCTGTGGACGTCTTACCTAGACGCTGGCCGGATCCCCTGCCGCG CCTCCGTGCCGCCCGGGTCCGGCGGAGATCTCGGTAAACTACACCGTGACGCGAACTGTGAACTGGACGGACAACTGCTCCCACTCCGTCCCCGTGAACTCGACCATCCTGGACGTGATGAAGAAGCTGAATCGAAAGAACCCGAGTACGTCAGGTAA